ACCTCATCGATGAGCTGGGCAAGCTGCCGGGTATCGGACCGAAGAGCGCCCAGCGGATCGCCTTTCACCTGCTGTCGGTGGAGCCCTCCGAGATCGACCGGCTCACCGCGGTGTTGACGAAGGTTCGCGACGGGGTGCGGTTCTGCGAGGTGTGCGGCAACGTCTCGGATGCGCAGCGCTGCCGGATCTGCGGGGACTCCCGCCGCGACTTCGCCCAGATCTGCGTCGTGGAGGAGCCCAAGGACGTCGCCGCCATCGAGCGCACCAGGGAGTTCCACGGCCGCTACCACGTGCTCGGCGGCGCGTTGGATCCGCTGTCGGGGATCGGCCCGGAGCAATTGCGGGTGCGCGAGCTGCTGAATCGGGTCGGGGAGCGGGTCGACGGGGTCGACGTCAGCGAGGTGATCATCGCCACCGACCCCAACACCGAGGGTGAGGCGACCGCCACCTACCTGGTCCGGATGCTGCGCGACATCCCGGGGTTGAGCGTTACCCGCCTGGCGTCCGGGCTGCCGATGGGCGGTGACCTGGAGTTTGCCGACGAGCTGACCCTGGGCCGGGCCTTCACCGGTCGTCGCGCCATGGCCTGACGTCCCCGGACCCACCCACCCCCGCGAGCCTGTTGTTACCGTGCTTGCTACTCGCACTTCTTCGCGCCAACTACAGGCTCGCGAAGGATGTCGGTGCCGATTGGCAGCATCTGGCCATGGGAGATGTCTTCATCGGGAGCGAGGCGCTGGAGCAACGCCGTCTCACCGAGTACGAGCTGCGCCGCTGGCACCGGGCGATCTTCCGCGACGTCTATGTGCCGAAGACACGCCAGCTGACGCTGCGCGACCGGATCGAGGGGGCGTGGCTGCGGTCTGGACGTAACGGCGTGATCGCGGGTGTTGCGGCTTCCGCGCTGCACGGCGCCAGGTGGGTCGACGCCGATATCCCGATCGAGCTGGTCTGGCCGAATACCCGGCCGCCGCCCGGCCTGATCGCTCGCGATGAAACCCTGGCCGATGACGAACAAATCACAGTCACCGGCATACCGGTCACCACGCCGGCCCGCACCGCTTACGACCTGGGCCGCCACCTGCCCCGGGGCCGGGCGGTCGCCCGGCTCGACGCGCTCGCGAGGGCCACCCCGTTCAGCACCGAGGACGTGCTGTTGATCGCCAAGCACCACAAGGGCGCCCGTGGTTTACGACGGCTGCGCGCGGTGCTACCGCTCGTCGATCCCGGCGCCGCCTCACTCCAAGAGTCCTGGCTGCGGCTACGACTCATCGACGCCGGTCTGCCCAGCCCGACCACCCAGATCCCGGTGTGCGACGGCAGCTACTGGCCGTTCGCCTGGCTTGATATGGGATGGGAGGACTACAAGGTATCCGCTGAATACGACGGGGATCAGCATCAAAAGGATCGTCAGCAGTACGTCAACGACCACAAGCGACAGCGCAGGCTGGAACGCGTGGGCTGGATCAACATCCGGGTGATCAACGAGGACAACCCCCAAGAGACCGTCCGCCGCGTCACCGAGGCGATGCGAATCCGCGGCTGGCGGCGCTAAACCGGTTGCAGCACTTCAGAGATCGGGGCTCCGGCGGCGATCTTTCCGCGCGCCGTGCGGACTTTCTCCGGGATGCCCGCGCCCACCACGGCGGCCAGCACCCCGCCGCGCTCGTAGTAGGCCAAAAACCGGCGACCGTCATCCTCGGCCAGGTGCACGGTGTCGCCGGTGCGCGGGTGGCCCAGGCACTGGATCTTGATGTCGTACTGATCGCTCCAGAAGTACGGCACGCCCGCGCTCGCCACCGCGTCCAGGTTCAGCATCGCCGACACCAGGGTCCTCGCCTGCTCGGCGACGTTGCTCCAATGCTCGACGCGGGCCTGCGCGCCGTTCGCGTCCCGCCAGGACGCCACGTCGCCGATCGCCCAGACGTCTTGGGCGCTGGTACGTCCCACCGCGTCGCAGACGACGCCGTCGGCCACGGCGACCTCGCTGCCGGCCAGCCAATCGCAGGCGGGCCGGGACCCGATCCCGACCACCACCAGATCGGCGGCGAGCACCGAGCCGTCGGAGAGTGTCACCGACTCGACGCCGTCGGTTCCGGAGACGGAGGCCACCTGCGCGCCGGTGCACACCTCGACGCCCTCGGTGCGGTGCAGCCTTGTGATCAGCGCACCCACCTGTTCGCCGAGCACGGATGCCAGCGGGGTGGCCTGCGGCTCCACCAGCACCACCTGCATACCGGCGCCGCGCAGACTGGCCGAGACCTCGCAGCCGATGAAGCCCGCCCCGACGACCACGGCGCGGCGCGCACCCGCCGCCCGCCGGCGCAGCGCCAAGCAGTCGTCGAACGAGCGCAGCACGTGGATACCGTCCAGGTCCGCAAACGACGGAATGCGGTTGGGCACCAGGCCGGTGGCGATCACCAGCCGGTCGTATCCCAGCACCGCCCCGTGGGCCAGCGTCACGGTGCGGGCCGCCGTGTCGAGGGTGCGCGCCGCCGAACCGAGCCGCAACCCGATGCGGTGCTGCTCGTAGAACGCGGCCGGTTTGAGGGCGACGTCCGCGGCGGTGACGGCCTCGCGCTGCAGCATCTCCTTGGACAGCGGCGGACGGTCGTAGGGCGGATGGGCCTCGGCGCCGACGATGGTGATGGGATCGGTGTAGTCGTTGCGACGCAGCTGTTCTGCGGTGCGGACCGCGGCCAGCCCGCCGCCGATGATCACCGTTCCGTTCCGGGTCACGACCGCGCCACTTCCACCATCTCGAAGTCGGCCTTCGCGGCTCCGCAGTCCGGGCAGCTCCAGTCGTCGGCGATGTCGGCCCAGCGGGTGCCGGGTGCGATTCCGTCTTCCGGCCAGCCCAGCGCCTCGTCGTACTCGAAGCCGCACTGAAGGCACCGGAACAGTTTGTAGTCGTTCATCAGTTCGCTCCTGTCGGTTGGAAATCCAGCTTTTCGCGTACCGCACAGTCCGGGCAGGCCCAGTCGTCGGGGATCTGCTGCCAGGGCGTGCCGGCCGGGAACCCCTCTCGGGGCTCCCCGGTGGCCTCGTCGTAGACGTACCCGCAGCCCGGGCACCCGTACCCGGCCATCAGGCCGGCACGTGCAAGCGGGCCAGGATCTTCTCCCGGCGGCGCGGTGAGATGTTCGCCCGGGTGATGTCACCGCAGTAGTGCTCCAGCACCCGGTGATCCATCAGCTTGCGCCACACCGGCGGGAAGTAGGTCACCCCGATCAGGGCTCCGTAGCCGGCCGGCAGGTTCGGCGAGTCGTCGAAGCTGCGCAGCGTCTGGTAGCGCCGGGTGGGGTTGGCGTGGTGGTCGCTGTGCCGCTGCAGGTGGTAGAGGAACAGGTTGGTGACCATGTGGTCGGAGTTCCAGCTGTGCTGCGGTGTGCAGCGCTCGTAGCGGCCCCCGGCCTGCTTCTGGCGCACCAGCCCGTAGTGCTCCAGGTAGTTGACCGCCTCCAGCAGTGACGAGCCGTAGACGGCGTTGATCAGAACGTAGGGCAGCAGCGCCACGCCGAACACCGCGATCAGCACGCCCCAGAACAGCACCGACATCGCCAGCGCGTTGATCACGTCGTTGCCCGGCCAGGTACGGGGATCCCAGGGGTTCTTGCCGGTCCGGCGGATGCGTTGCGCCTCG
This is a stretch of genomic DNA from Mycolicibacter terrae. It encodes these proteins:
- a CDS encoding NAD(P)/FAD-dependent oxidoreductase, translating into MTRNGTVIIGGGLAAVRTAEQLRRNDYTDPITIVGAEAHPPYDRPPLSKEMLQREAVTAADVALKPAAFYEQHRIGLRLGSAARTLDTAARTVTLAHGAVLGYDRLVIATGLVPNRIPSFADLDGIHVLRSFDDCLALRRRAAGARRAVVVGAGFIGCEVSASLRGAGMQVVLVEPQATPLASVLGEQVGALITRLHRTEGVEVCTGAQVASVSGTDGVESVTLSDGSVLAADLVVVGIGSRPACDWLAGSEVAVADGVVCDAVGRTSAQDVWAIGDVASWRDANGAQARVEHWSNVAEQARTLVSAMLNLDAVASAGVPYFWSDQYDIKIQCLGHPRTGDTVHLAEDDGRRFLAYYERGGVLAAVVGAGIPEKVRTARGKIAAGAPISEVLQPV
- the recR gene encoding recombination mediator RecR; its protein translation is MFEGPVQDLIDELGKLPGIGPKSAQRIAFHLLSVEPSEIDRLTAVLTKVRDGVRFCEVCGNVSDAQRCRICGDSRRDFAQICVVEEPKDVAAIERTREFHGRYHVLGGALDPLSGIGPEQLRVRELLNRVGERVDGVDVSEVIIATDPNTEGEATATYLVRMLRDIPGLSVTRLASGLPMGGDLEFADELTLGRAFTGRRAMA
- a CDS encoding rubredoxin, whose product is MAGYGCPGCGYVYDEATGEPREGFPAGTPWQQIPDDWACPDCAVREKLDFQPTGAN
- a CDS encoding DUF559 domain-containing protein codes for the protein MGDVFIGSEALEQRRLTEYELRRWHRAIFRDVYVPKTRQLTLRDRIEGAWLRSGRNGVIAGVAASALHGARWVDADIPIELVWPNTRPPPGLIARDETLADDEQITVTGIPVTTPARTAYDLGRHLPRGRAVARLDALARATPFSTEDVLLIAKHHKGARGLRRLRAVLPLVDPGAASLQESWLRLRLIDAGLPSPTTQIPVCDGSYWPFAWLDMGWEDYKVSAEYDGDQHQKDRQQYVNDHKRQRRLERVGWINIRVINEDNPQETVRRVTEAMRIRGWRR
- a CDS encoding rubredoxin encodes the protein MNDYKLFRCLQCGFEYDEALGWPEDGIAPGTRWADIADDWSCPDCGAAKADFEMVEVARS